A stretch of Anaeromyxobacter dehalogenans 2CP-1 DNA encodes these proteins:
- a CDS encoding methyl-accepting chemotaxis protein, whose amino-acid sequence MKTRNTNNGKLIFAGFLAANILAVAIGATSFFTVRRLSGSLTAVTNQELPAALALARVRAAVNGVMRAANGMMSPRISGDAETREAVFTLAEGSLRDLAQARKVFDGVTHAAAERDVWGRVSGSLDAWNGLVAAYVDAVRRRETQLTPEADERCWILYQRLRGKQVEFAPLLDGMIEASAKDAQALEAESAVAAGRSQLTVAVLVIAGSIAMLAIAWLLARRVSRAIGAMVTETGRLSAAVEAGRLDVRGDLARVDPDFRPVVQGINATMDAYARPIRMAADCVTRIAQGDIPEPITDRYEGDFDRIKEALNGCIASLSGVLGAMEATGRAQDEGDIEAFVEEERFQGAYRRVAASMNAGLRTHVSAILEMLTTFGAYGEGDFEPKLAPRKGKQAVANETCDRIRDNLRAVAAEVQALTAAAAEGRLSTRADAARFQGDWRTLVEGVNGTLDAIVGPLKVASNVVDEISRGAIPPPVAEAWSGDFVRLKDHLNGCIAAVNLLAADANRLAEAAVAGSLDARADAARHQGDFRRIVEGVNRTLDAVLAPVEEAAGVLEKLAHRDLRARVQGTYQGGHARIADSVNGTATALHDALAQVNDAVEQVSSAAAQIAASSQAVASGASQQASSLEQTSSSIEEVSGMTKQSSDNAQQANQLAVTARGAATEGATAVEQMQGAMARIKASAEGTAQIIKDINEIAFQTNLLALNAAVEAARAGEAGRGFAVVAEEVRSLALRSKEAANKTEALIRDSVKQAGEGEVTARHVAAKLGEIVQGIGKVTDIVSEIAAAAREQSTGIEQVNKAIAEMDKVTQQNAASAEESSSAASELSGQSEELAAMVGAFQLDRSQRQAAPRRPAAAPVRSPPVAPPGARPRPGTNGAGALASSRALAEQAFPMDDDAEIRDF is encoded by the coding sequence ATGAAGACCCGCAACACCAACAACGGGAAGCTCATCTTCGCGGGGTTCCTCGCCGCGAACATCCTGGCGGTCGCCATCGGCGCCACCTCCTTCTTCACGGTGCGGCGCCTGTCCGGCTCGCTCACGGCCGTCACCAACCAGGAGCTGCCCGCAGCGCTGGCGCTGGCGCGGGTTCGCGCGGCGGTCAACGGCGTCATGCGCGCCGCCAACGGGATGATGAGCCCGCGGATCTCCGGCGACGCCGAGACCCGCGAGGCCGTGTTCACGCTGGCGGAGGGCTCGCTGCGGGACCTCGCCCAGGCCCGGAAGGTCTTCGATGGGGTCACGCACGCCGCCGCGGAGCGCGACGTGTGGGGGCGCGTGAGCGGGTCGCTGGATGCCTGGAACGGCCTGGTCGCGGCCTACGTGGACGCGGTCCGCCGGCGCGAGACGCAGCTCACCCCCGAGGCCGACGAGCGCTGCTGGATCCTGTACCAGCGGCTCCGCGGCAAGCAGGTCGAGTTCGCGCCGCTGCTCGACGGGATGATCGAGGCGTCGGCGAAGGACGCGCAGGCGCTCGAGGCGGAGTCCGCCGTGGCGGCAGGCCGCAGCCAGCTCACGGTCGCGGTCCTGGTGATCGCGGGCTCGATCGCGATGCTGGCCATCGCGTGGCTCCTCGCGCGGCGCGTGTCGCGGGCCATCGGCGCCATGGTGACCGAGACCGGCCGCCTCTCGGCGGCGGTCGAGGCGGGGCGGCTGGACGTGCGAGGGGACCTCGCGCGCGTCGACCCCGACTTCCGCCCGGTGGTGCAGGGGATCAACGCCACCATGGACGCCTACGCGCGCCCGATCCGGATGGCCGCGGACTGCGTCACCCGCATCGCGCAGGGCGACATCCCCGAGCCCATCACCGACCGGTACGAGGGCGACTTCGACCGCATCAAGGAGGCGCTCAACGGCTGCATCGCGAGCCTGTCCGGCGTCCTCGGCGCCATGGAGGCCACCGGCCGGGCCCAGGACGAGGGCGACATCGAGGCGTTCGTCGAGGAGGAGCGGTTCCAGGGCGCCTACCGCCGCGTCGCGGCGAGCATGAACGCCGGGCTCCGCACCCACGTCTCCGCGATCCTCGAGATGCTCACCACGTTCGGCGCCTACGGCGAGGGCGACTTCGAGCCGAAGCTGGCGCCGCGCAAGGGCAAGCAGGCGGTCGCGAACGAGACCTGCGACCGGATCCGCGACAACCTGCGCGCGGTCGCCGCCGAGGTCCAGGCGCTCACCGCCGCAGCCGCGGAGGGGCGGCTGTCGACCCGCGCCGACGCCGCCCGCTTCCAGGGCGACTGGCGCACGCTGGTCGAGGGCGTCAACGGTACGCTCGACGCGATCGTCGGCCCGCTCAAGGTGGCGTCGAACGTGGTGGACGAGATCTCGCGCGGCGCGATCCCGCCGCCGGTGGCCGAGGCCTGGTCCGGCGACTTCGTCCGCCTGAAGGATCACCTGAACGGCTGCATCGCCGCGGTGAACCTGCTGGCGGCCGACGCGAACCGGCTCGCCGAGGCCGCGGTGGCCGGCAGCCTCGACGCGCGCGCCGACGCCGCGCGCCACCAGGGCGACTTCCGGCGCATCGTGGAGGGGGTGAACCGGACGCTCGACGCCGTCCTCGCGCCGGTGGAGGAGGCCGCGGGCGTGCTGGAGAAGCTGGCGCACCGCGACCTGCGCGCGCGGGTCCAGGGCACCTACCAGGGCGGCCACGCCCGCATCGCCGACTCGGTGAACGGCACGGCGACGGCGCTCCACGACGCGCTCGCCCAGGTGAACGACGCGGTGGAGCAGGTGTCCAGCGCCGCCGCGCAGATCGCCGCCTCGTCGCAGGCGGTGGCGTCCGGCGCCTCGCAGCAGGCCTCCTCGCTGGAGCAGACCTCCAGCTCGATCGAGGAGGTCTCGGGCATGACCAAGCAGTCCTCGGACAACGCGCAGCAGGCGAACCAGCTCGCGGTGACCGCGCGCGGCGCCGCGACCGAGGGCGCGACCGCGGTCGAGCAGATGCAGGGCGCGATGGCGCGCATCAAGGCGTCGGCCGAGGGCACCGCGCAGATCATCAAGGACATCAACGAGATCGCGTTCCAGACCAACCTCCTCGCGCTCAACGCTGCGGTGGAGGCGGCGCGCGCGGGCGAGGCCGGCCGCGGCTTCGCGGTCGTCGCCGAGGAGGTGCGCTCGCTCGCGCTCCGCTCCAAGGAGGCGGCCAACAAGACCGAGGCCCTCATCCGCGACTCGGTGAAGCAGGCCGGCGAGGGCGAGGTCACCGCGCGGCACGTGGCCGCCAAGCTCGGCGAGATCGTGCAGGGCATCGGCAAGGTCACCGACATCGTCTCGGAGATCGCGGCCGCCGCCCGGGAGCAGTCCACCGGCATCGAGCAGGTGAACAAGGCCATCGCCGAGATGGACAAGGTCACCCAGCAGAACGCCGCCTCGGCGGAGGAGTCGTCGTCCGCCGCCTCGGAGCTGTCCGGTCAGTCGGAGGAGCTCGCGGCGATGGTGGGCGCGTTCCAGCTCGACCGCTCGCAGCGGCAGGCGGCGCCGCGCCGTCCCGCCGCCGCGCCGGTCCGCTCGCCCCCCGTGGCGCCGCCCGGCGCCCGCCCGCGCCCCGGCACGAACGGCGCGGGCGCGCTCGCGAGCTCTCGCGCGCTCGCGGAGCAGGCGTTCCCGATGGACGACGACGCCGAGATCCGGGACTTCTAG
- a CDS encoding protein-glutamate methylesterase/protein-glutamine glutaminase has translation MEAPRPPGTGPRRVRVLVVDDSAVVRNVFQQELSADPEIEVVGTAPDPFAARDLILERSPDVITLDVEMPRMDGLTFLHKIMRYRPTPVIVVSSLTPAGGALALEALAAGACDVMCKPGAAYSVGEMTADLVEKVKEAAAAGVRAPAPLPPPPRAATSCALSRTTHQVVAIGASTGGTVAIERILVALPPSAPGIVITQHMPELFTRFFAKRLRDQSGLDAREAQGGESVVPGTVLVAPGNRHMLLRRSGARYVVEVKDGPRVNRHRPSVDVMFRSVARTAGSNAVGVILTGMGGDGAQGLLAMREAGARTVAQDEGSCVVYGMPKVAVEAGAVERTLPLDRIAPELLRLTDGALP, from the coding sequence GTGGAGGCCCCGCGCCCCCCAGGGACCGGACCCCGGCGCGTCCGGGTGCTGGTGGTGGACGACTCCGCCGTGGTGCGGAACGTCTTCCAGCAGGAGCTCTCCGCCGATCCGGAGATCGAGGTGGTGGGGACGGCGCCGGATCCGTTCGCGGCGCGCGACCTCATCCTGGAGCGCTCGCCCGACGTGATCACGCTGGACGTGGAGATGCCGCGCATGGACGGCCTCACGTTCCTCCACAAGATCATGCGCTACCGGCCCACGCCGGTGATCGTGGTGTCGTCGCTCACGCCCGCCGGCGGCGCGCTCGCGCTGGAGGCGCTCGCCGCCGGCGCCTGCGACGTGATGTGCAAGCCCGGCGCGGCGTACTCGGTGGGCGAGATGACCGCCGACCTGGTCGAGAAGGTGAAGGAGGCGGCCGCGGCCGGCGTGCGCGCGCCCGCGCCGCTGCCGCCGCCGCCGCGCGCCGCGACGTCGTGCGCCCTGTCCCGGACCACGCACCAGGTGGTCGCCATCGGCGCCTCCACCGGCGGCACCGTCGCCATCGAGCGGATCCTGGTGGCGCTCCCGCCCAGCGCACCCGGCATCGTGATCACCCAGCACATGCCCGAGCTGTTCACCCGCTTCTTCGCGAAGCGCCTGCGGGACCAGTCCGGCCTCGACGCCCGCGAGGCGCAGGGCGGCGAGTCGGTGGTGCCGGGGACGGTGCTGGTCGCGCCGGGCAACCGGCACATGCTCCTCCGGCGGTCCGGCGCCCGCTACGTGGTCGAGGTCAAGGACGGGCCCCGGGTGAACCGGCACCGACCCTCGGTGGACGTGATGTTCCGCTCGGTGGCCCGCACCGCCGGGAGCAACGCGGTCGGCGTGATCCTGACCGGCATGGGCGGCGACGGCGCCCAGGGCCTGCTCGCGATGCGCGAGGCGGGCGCGCGCACGGTCGCGCAGGACGAGGGATCCTGCGTGGTGTACGGGATGCCGAAGGTCGCGGTGGAGGCCGGGGCGGTGGAGCGCACCCTCCCGCTCGACCGCATCGCCCCGGAGCTCCTGCGGCTCACGGACGGCGCGCTCCCCTGA
- a CDS encoding chemotaxis protein CheD: MSLVTVGIGGLVVTGEPGGVIVTHGLGSCIALVVWDPGRHVGGMLHFQLPTSALSPERARGAPGTFADTGIPLLFERLYARGCRKEDLVVKAAGGGSFNDLYGVFDIGRRNHAAMRRILRRARVAVAAEDVGGARSRTVRLFLDSGRVTVQSGEEIAPL; encoded by the coding sequence GTGAGCCTCGTCACCGTCGGCATCGGCGGCCTGGTGGTGACCGGTGAGCCGGGCGGCGTGATCGTGACGCACGGGCTGGGCTCGTGCATCGCGCTCGTCGTCTGGGATCCCGGCCGCCACGTCGGCGGCATGCTGCACTTCCAGCTCCCCACCTCCGCGCTCTCGCCGGAGCGGGCGCGCGGCGCGCCGGGCACGTTCGCCGACACCGGCATCCCGCTGCTCTTCGAGCGGCTGTACGCCCGCGGCTGTCGCAAGGAGGACCTGGTGGTCAAGGCGGCGGGAGGCGGGAGCTTCAACGACCTGTACGGCGTCTTCGACATCGGCCGGCGCAACCACGCCGCCATGCGGCGCATCCTGCGCCGCGCGCGGGTGGCCGTGGCGGCGGAGGACGTGGGCGGCGCGCGCTCGCGGACGGTGCGCCTGTTCCTGGACTCGGGCCGGGTGACGGTGCAGTCGGGCGAGGAGATCGCGCCGCTCTGA
- a CDS encoding chemotaxis protein CheW, protein MTTELAKADGAAGTATELGRRLAGKYMTFQLAREEYGIEILTVREIIGLLEMTRVPRTRDFIRGVINLRGKVIPVIDLRLKFGMERCEPSDQTVIIVVHCAVDGRPLTMGLLVDQVLEVLSIGPAMIEPTPALGQAAPEEDFILGVGKHDRRIVFLLDIARILSSDDARELGRASAAGAPAGVTPGPETTGDVP, encoded by the coding sequence GTGACGACGGAGCTGGCGAAGGCCGACGGAGCGGCGGGCACGGCCACGGAGCTGGGCCGCCGCCTCGCCGGGAAGTACATGACGTTCCAGCTCGCGCGCGAGGAGTACGGGATCGAGATCCTCACCGTGCGCGAGATCATCGGGCTGCTGGAGATGACCCGCGTGCCGCGCACGCGCGACTTCATCCGCGGGGTCATCAACCTGCGCGGCAAGGTCATCCCGGTCATCGACCTGCGCCTCAAGTTCGGCATGGAGCGGTGCGAGCCCTCCGATCAGACCGTGATCATCGTGGTGCACTGCGCGGTGGACGGGAGGCCGCTCACCATGGGCCTGCTGGTGGATCAGGTGCTCGAGGTCCTCTCCATCGGCCCGGCGATGATCGAGCCGACGCCCGCGCTCGGGCAGGCCGCGCCGGAGGAGGACTTCATCCTCGGCGTCGGGAAGCACGACCGGCGCATCGTGTTCCTGCTCGACATCGCTCGGATCCTCTCCTCGGACGACGCCCGCGAGCTGGGCCGCGCGTCCGCCGCCGGCGCGCCCGCCGGCGTCACCCCTGGCCCCGAGACGACGGGAGACGTGCCATGA